A stretch of Pseudomonas sp. CCC3.1 DNA encodes these proteins:
- a CDS encoding glucose/quinate/shikimate family membrane-bound PQQ-dependent dehydrogenase produces the protein MNKSQPSVSASRWPIWVAALGVLVFGLLFIAGGGYLATLGGSLYFLLAGIGMLIASVLLFKHRVLGAWVFAAVMVASIIWSLFDAGLVFWPLVSRLFALAVLSLVVALVYPTLRKANGLSGNGGYALSMVLALAIVVGFWGMFQPHASVSPTGDGPGLTKVDPAKAQKNWEHYGNDEGGSRFAALDQINRSNVSKLVPAWTYHTGDVAISDGNGAEDQMTPLQVGDKVFICTPHNNLIALDADTGKELWKNEINAKSAVWQRCRGLAYFDATAPVAAPTDGSTPAAAVTVTPGAACQRRLLTNTIDARLIAVDADTGKFCQDFGTHGQVDLKAGLGDVPDSYYQLSSAPLMAGTTVVVGGRVADNVQTDMPGGVIRGFDVVTGAMRWAFDPGNPQDKQAPSDGQSYVRSTPNSWAPMSYDPLMNTVFLPMGSSSTDIYGVERTALNHKYGASVLALNATTGDEKWVYQTVHNDLWDFDLPMQPSLIDFAKADGTKVPAVVIGTKAGQIFVLDRHTGQPLTEVKEVPVKASNIPNEPYSLTQPKSVGMPQIGAQTLTESDMWGATPFDQMLCRIAFKKMRYDGLYTAPGTDVSLSFPGSLGGMNWGSLSTDPVHGFIFVNDMRLGLWSQMVPQQKDAKASSGGEALNTGMGAVPLKGTPYAVNKNRFLSVAGIPCQAPPFGTLTAIDMKTQKIAWQVPVGTVQDTGPLGIKMKLQLPIGMPTLGGTLSTQGGLVFIAGTQDYYLRAYNSANGEEAWKARLPVGSQGGPMTFVSPKTGKQYVVITAGGARQSADRGDYVIAYALPDSQ, from the coding sequence ATGAATAAGTCTCAACCTTCGGTCTCTGCGAGCCGTTGGCCCATTTGGGTTGCCGCCTTGGGCGTGCTGGTCTTCGGTTTGCTCTTTATCGCCGGTGGCGGTTACCTCGCCACACTCGGTGGCAGTCTGTACTTCCTGCTTGCCGGTATCGGCATGCTCATCGCCTCTGTGTTGTTGTTTAAACACCGTGTGCTGGGCGCCTGGGTGTTTGCTGCCGTGATGGTGGCGTCCATTATCTGGTCGCTGTTTGATGCCGGGCTGGTGTTCTGGCCGCTGGTGTCCCGCTTGTTTGCTCTGGCCGTATTGAGCTTGGTAGTGGCGTTGGTGTACCCGACGCTGCGCAAGGCCAATGGCTTGAGTGGTAATGGCGGCTACGCGTTGAGTATGGTGCTGGCTCTGGCCATCGTTGTTGGTTTCTGGGGGATGTTTCAGCCCCACGCTTCAGTTTCGCCAACCGGTGACGGTCCTGGCTTGACCAAGGTTGATCCGGCCAAGGCGCAGAAAAATTGGGAACACTACGGTAACGACGAAGGTGGTAGCCGCTTTGCTGCGCTGGATCAGATTAACCGCAGCAACGTTTCCAAGTTGGTACCGGCCTGGACTTACCACACCGGTGACGTCGCGATCAGCGATGGTAACGGCGCAGAAGACCAGATGACCCCGCTGCAAGTGGGTGACAAGGTGTTTATCTGCACCCCGCACAACAACCTCATTGCTCTGGACGCCGACACAGGTAAAGAGCTGTGGAAGAACGAAATCAACGCTAAATCGGCGGTCTGGCAGCGTTGCCGTGGCCTGGCCTACTTCGACGCCACTGCGCCTGTGGCTGCACCGACTGATGGCAGCACCCCGGCCGCCGCTGTAACAGTTACCCCCGGTGCTGCATGCCAGCGTCGTCTGTTGACCAACACCATCGACGCCCGCCTGATTGCGGTCGACGCTGACACCGGCAAGTTCTGCCAGGACTTCGGCACCCATGGCCAGGTTGATCTCAAAGCAGGCTTGGGCGATGTGCCCGATTCTTATTACCAACTATCGTCCGCTCCGTTGATGGCCGGTACCACTGTAGTGGTCGGTGGGCGTGTGGCCGACAACGTTCAGACCGACATGCCAGGCGGCGTGATCCGTGGTTTCGACGTGGTAACAGGTGCTATGCGCTGGGCGTTTGACCCAGGTAATCCGCAAGACAAACAGGCACCGTCAGACGGCCAGAGCTATGTTCGCAGCACGCCGAACAGTTGGGCGCCAATGTCTTATGACCCGCTGATGAACACTGTGTTCTTGCCGATGGGCAGTTCGTCCACGGATATTTACGGCGTTGAACGTACCGCGTTGAACCACAAATACGGCGCTTCGGTATTGGCTTTGAACGCCACTACCGGTGATGAGAAGTGGGTTTATCAGACCGTCCACAACGACTTGTGGGACTTTGACCTGCCGATGCAGCCAAGCCTGATCGACTTCGCCAAGGCCGACGGGACTAAAGTGCCGGCCGTGGTGATTGGCACCAAGGCCGGTCAGATCTTTGTACTGGATCGTCACACCGGTCAACCGCTGACTGAAGTGAAAGAGGTTCCCGTCAAAGCTTCCAACATCCCGAACGAACCTTACTCCCTGACCCAGCCAAAATCGGTGGGTATGCCGCAGATTGGCGCTCAAACGCTGACTGAGTCGGACATGTGGGGCGCTACCCCGTTTGACCAGATGCTGTGCCGTATCGCGTTCAAGAAAATGCGCTATGACGGTCTGTACACCGCACCCGGTACCGATGTTTCGCTGAGCTTCCCTGGGTCGCTCGGCGGCATGAACTGGGGCAGCCTGTCGACTGACCCGGTGCACGGTTTCATCTTCGTCAATGACATGCGCCTGGGCCTTTGGAGCCAGATGGTGCCACAGCAAAAAGACGCCAAGGCATCCTCGGGTGGCGAAGCACTGAACACCGGTATGGGCGCTGTGCCGCTTAAAGGCACGCCGTATGCTGTGAACAAAAACCGCTTCCTGTCCGTGGCCGGCATTCCATGCCAGGCGCCGCCTTTCGGCACCCTGACAGCTATCGATATGAAGACTCAGAAAATTGCCTGGCAGGTTCCGGTCGGCACTGTGCAAGACACCGGTCCATTGGGCATCAAAATGAAGCTGCAACTGCCTATCGGCATGCCGACACTGGGCGGCACCCTCTCCACTCAAGGCGGCCTGGTGTTTATTGCCGGTACTCAGGATTACTACCTGCGCGCCTACAACTCGGCCAATGGTGAAGAAGCCTGGAAAGCCCGCTTGCCAGTAGGCAGTCAAGGTGGCCCTATGACCTTTGTGTCGCCTAAAACCGGCAAGCAATACGTGGTCATCACTGCGGGTGGCGCACGCCAGTCCGCAGATCGCGGCGACTACGTGATTGCTTACGCATTGCCTGACAGCCAGTAA
- a CDS encoding SDR family oxidoreductase, with protein MFGDRHEGHQVLKVKTFRVILSARNEGRVQALADGLKAEGFDVEALVVDASNTAAVAKLVAEVEEHYGPIDVLHYNAANLRKSDIAAQPTDTFVPDLAVNIGGALAATQVILPAMAKRAAGTILHTGGGFALYPSPDFLSLSIGKAGIRALVLGLFESAKAKGVHIGTVTVAANVAPYSKEADAVAEHFWKLHSQPVGAWEAEANYSA; from the coding sequence ATGTTCGGCGACCGCCACGAAGGTCACCAAGTCCTCAAGGTTAAAACCTTTCGGGTGATCCTATCCGCCCGCAATGAAGGCCGCGTCCAAGCGTTAGCCGATGGCCTGAAGGCCGAAGGGTTTGATGTTGAAGCATTAGTCGTAGACGCTAGCAATACCGCCGCAGTGGCGAAACTAGTTGCCGAGGTTGAGGAGCATTACGGCCCTATCGATGTGCTGCATTACAACGCTGCTAACCTACGCAAGTCAGACATCGCAGCACAGCCAACCGATACCTTCGTGCCAGACCTCGCAGTGAACATCGGCGGCGCGCTGGCGGCGACTCAAGTAATCTTGCCAGCAATGGCCAAGCGAGCCGCAGGCACCATTCTTCATACAGGTGGCGGTTTCGCGCTATACCCAAGCCCTGACTTTCTGTCGTTGAGCATCGGTAAGGCGGGCATCCGAGCACTGGTGTTAGGCTTGTTTGAATCGGCAAAAGCTAAAGGCGTCCACATCGGGACGGTGACCGTTGCCGCGAACGTTGCACCCTATTCTAAAGAGGCTGACGCGGTCGCGGAGCATTTCTGGAAGCTTCATAGCCAACCCGTCGGTGCATGGGAGGCGGAAGCCAATTACTCCGCCTGA
- a CDS encoding ABC-three component system middle component 1: MLTIDEVVAAILSRAEDRYEVYFPNAAEVAAPWTDINSIAIQLKRVNREGAGWRTVLITAFSYDVAKVQGAFRWAADVRDNLAEPQTADLYMFMLIEGVTSEDAARLETDDRFCRKVVVREGEIAGSFLDRSFLATLSPSGSLESISDPLLASMGTLGLTHSWVLPHLEAWRELLLSGQSGSDVADALKAVAFGEEDSQ; encoded by the coding sequence ATGCTAACAATCGACGAGGTGGTCGCTGCCATCTTGAGCCGTGCCGAAGACCGCTACGAGGTCTATTTTCCTAACGCGGCAGAAGTGGCCGCGCCTTGGACTGACATCAACTCAATTGCGATACAGCTCAAACGGGTCAATCGGGAAGGTGCCGGGTGGCGAACTGTTTTGATCACCGCGTTCTCTTACGACGTGGCCAAAGTCCAGGGGGCTTTTCGTTGGGCGGCGGATGTTCGGGACAACCTGGCGGAACCGCAAACAGCTGACCTGTATATGTTCATGCTGATCGAGGGCGTCACGTCCGAAGATGCCGCACGCCTGGAAACCGATGACCGCTTTTGCCGGAAGGTGGTGGTCAGAGAGGGAGAAATTGCGGGCTCCTTCCTCGACCGTAGTTTTCTGGCGACCCTATCCCCCTCTGGTAGCTTGGAAAGCATTAGCGACCCACTGCTCGCGTCCATGGGCACGTTGGGCCTGACACATTCATGGGTGCTACCTCACCTCGAAGCGTGGCGGGAATTGTTGCTGTCGGGGCAATCTGGGAGTGATGTTGCGGATGCCTTGAAGGCTGTTGCGTTCGGCGAAGAGGACTCACAATGA
- a CDS encoding AbrB/MazE/SpoVT family DNA-binding domain-containing protein has product MNHVPGTENQRWTVTCQDAADGTGDMIVPLPDELLSEMGLVIGDTLTIQCFKLSTDHETLSSFGRPVSSLDVRIDQ; this is encoded by the coding sequence ATGAACCATGTACCAGGTACTGAAAACCAACGCTGGACTGTGACCTGCCAAGACGCTGCCGATGGCACTGGCGACATGATCGTGCCGTTGCCCGATGAGCTGCTAAGCGAAATGGGCCTTGTCATTGGTGACACGCTGACTATTCAGTGCTTCAAGCTTTCGACCGACCATGAGACGCTTTCAAGCTTCGGGCGCCCAGTCTCGAGCTTGGACGTCCGAATCGATCAATAA
- a CDS encoding LysR family transcriptional regulator — MAVAEHSSFSDAANAIGRDPTIVSRRVSRLEKNLGVRLLSRTTRKVALTEVGSQYYRRVRGVLDELDNAGTEASNLATTPQGLLRVSLPITFGRQWIAPLLPAFLSQHPQIRIDAVFSDRYVDLVAEGFDVAIRVGPQRDSTLTAKYIAPFKSALFASPGYLANHGLPQTPSDLVDHSCLGFTSHKSWPEWVLTKDGERAALKPSGPLITDNSEALLFAATQGLGIIMSPDWLAGPDVKAGNLVEVLPGWEGSGTGGVYAIMPPGRLVPAKTRIFVDEVNTQIRAAWAY; from the coding sequence GTGGCGGTCGCCGAACATTCATCGTTCAGCGATGCGGCAAACGCCATAGGTCGAGACCCCACCATCGTGTCGCGACGCGTGAGCCGACTGGAGAAAAACCTTGGCGTGCGATTGCTCTCGCGTACGACGCGCAAAGTCGCATTGACTGAGGTTGGGTCACAATACTACCGACGTGTGCGTGGAGTGCTGGACGAATTGGATAATGCCGGCACCGAGGCCAGCAACCTGGCGACAACTCCACAAGGGCTGCTTCGGGTGTCTCTGCCCATTACATTCGGCAGGCAGTGGATAGCCCCCCTACTCCCTGCGTTTCTTTCCCAACACCCACAGATCCGAATCGATGCGGTCTTCAGTGACCGTTACGTGGATTTGGTGGCGGAGGGCTTTGATGTGGCAATCAGAGTCGGGCCACAGCGTGACAGTACGCTCACCGCTAAATACATCGCCCCTTTCAAAAGCGCGCTCTTCGCGTCGCCTGGCTACCTTGCAAATCACGGACTCCCGCAAACCCCGTCTGACCTTGTTGACCACTCCTGCCTGGGCTTCACAAGCCATAAGAGCTGGCCAGAGTGGGTACTGACAAAAGATGGGGAGCGTGCAGCCTTGAAGCCGTCCGGGCCGCTTATCACTGATAATTCTGAGGCGTTGTTGTTCGCGGCTACTCAGGGGCTTGGAATCATAATGAGCCCTGACTGGTTAGCCGGGCCGGACGTCAAGGCGGGTAACCTGGTCGAAGTTTTACCAGGATGGGAGGGATCGGGTACCGGAGGGGTTTACGCGATCATGCCGCCGGGCCGGCTTGTGCCGGCCAAAACGCGCATTTTTGTGGACGAGGTCAACACCCAGATCCGGGCTGCCTGGGCCTACTAG
- a CDS encoding ABC-three component system protein, which translates to MIRRFRLDQKSHYERLVIAQRLSEMLTKFLDGQLAPLAIGAEQGSIEEWDDVVIYHKKDVLEHLQVKRQASDFCTKDPDKAKFLAKQAKNVSSKGQVQPIPGPNPPPSNVPFKAKKPPQINSVLDSAFASLAKHAGKGTFDTLPERQFQLTLVGASLKVKADLTVDHVDALCKLCRKEGLDLTELANSTDGPTQRAYTWLTTWCGFQDWAQIRDTLRRVTIVCVGNDAYLEQRCVAALARHFTDPLRALHQLVMYITWETSHVSTLGCHAVLRALRAELRPDIETWAQYELADTVLPAGQSWSLAGTHDLGALVPRSAQGVVEHIWSNAPGIRKLRIYAQYKAPIGANLTLPAALLRMALHLPAGTHGLMRDEPVWRGSVGHEVGHTLGVGESDLNHLAWVGNSERLACSTDHVFTSRSDIHSEAQALADAMDELVWQRVSQGIFEKITLISDPALADAMEAMWIEWLAGFAANPGSRREFLEQLLYPETEGKNAKHALRLGPRTHDLLVAAIQTLLLVAVGVGGTGNEWGYFPQCGKVLSIALQYWSGPAGPAPEVRELSEGPLIDVIGPSPAPVVILAGVSSSPTELLNIGMADDAETATSMAAERRPHLLVTRSGLRQHLRNGTLITVRQHFNNQLKDRLLARESAIKTNVKGF; encoded by the coding sequence ATGATCAGAAGGTTCCGGCTGGATCAAAAGTCTCATTATGAGAGGCTGGTGATTGCTCAGCGCCTGTCGGAAATGCTCACGAAGTTCCTGGATGGCCAGCTAGCTCCGCTGGCTATCGGTGCCGAGCAAGGCAGTATTGAGGAATGGGATGATGTGGTCATCTACCACAAAAAAGATGTGCTCGAGCATTTACAGGTCAAACGCCAGGCCAGTGATTTCTGTACGAAAGACCCTGACAAGGCGAAATTCCTAGCAAAACAAGCGAAGAACGTATCATCCAAAGGACAGGTGCAGCCGATACCAGGCCCCAACCCGCCTCCTTCGAATGTGCCTTTCAAAGCAAAAAAACCACCGCAGATAAACTCTGTCCTAGATTCAGCATTCGCGAGCCTTGCGAAGCATGCCGGCAAAGGGACTTTTGATACCTTGCCCGAACGTCAGTTTCAGTTGACCTTGGTAGGCGCCTCTCTGAAGGTGAAAGCCGACCTGACCGTCGACCATGTCGATGCGCTGTGCAAGCTGTGTCGCAAGGAAGGGCTGGATCTAACTGAGCTGGCCAACAGCACTGACGGGCCGACACAAAGGGCATACACGTGGCTCACCACCTGGTGTGGCTTTCAGGATTGGGCCCAGATCAGAGACACACTTCGCCGAGTCACCATAGTGTGCGTGGGTAATGACGCCTATCTTGAACAGCGCTGCGTCGCAGCACTAGCCAGGCATTTCACCGACCCACTGCGCGCCCTTCACCAACTGGTGATGTACATCACTTGGGAGACATCCCACGTTTCAACGCTTGGATGTCATGCAGTCCTGCGGGCGCTTCGGGCGGAGCTTCGCCCTGACATCGAAACATGGGCTCAGTATGAGCTGGCCGATACTGTCCTACCTGCCGGGCAATCTTGGTCATTAGCAGGCACCCACGACCTTGGTGCCTTGGTACCCAGGTCTGCCCAGGGCGTTGTTGAGCATATATGGAGCAACGCGCCGGGAATCCGAAAGCTGCGGATATATGCTCAATACAAGGCCCCCATCGGAGCAAATCTGACTCTCCCTGCAGCGTTGTTGCGAATGGCTTTGCATCTGCCCGCTGGTACTCACGGTTTGATGCGGGACGAGCCGGTATGGCGAGGCAGCGTTGGCCATGAGGTCGGGCACACGCTGGGTGTCGGTGAGAGCGATCTGAATCACCTTGCGTGGGTAGGTAACAGCGAGCGGCTCGCATGCTCGACCGATCATGTATTTACATCACGAAGCGACATCCACTCCGAGGCACAAGCACTCGCTGACGCCATGGACGAACTGGTCTGGCAGCGTGTCAGCCAAGGCATCTTTGAGAAGATCACGCTCATTTCCGATCCGGCCCTCGCCGACGCGATGGAAGCGATGTGGATCGAATGGTTGGCAGGCTTTGCTGCAAATCCAGGTAGCCGTCGAGAATTTCTGGAACAACTTCTGTACCCAGAAACTGAAGGGAAGAATGCTAAGCACGCGCTGCGGCTTGGCCCTCGCACCCATGACTTGCTGGTGGCTGCAATTCAGACACTTCTGCTCGTTGCAGTAGGAGTCGGCGGCACTGGTAACGAGTGGGGATACTTTCCACAGTGCGGCAAGGTATTGAGCATCGCCCTTCAATACTGGTCTGGCCCGGCCGGCCCCGCTCCTGAGGTTCGAGAGCTATCTGAGGGCCCTTTGATCGACGTCATTGGCCCATCACCCGCCCCGGTCGTCATCCTGGCCGGAGTTAGCTCCTCCCCCACAGAATTGTTGAATATCGGTATGGCTGACGACGCAGAGACCGCCACAAGCATGGCGGCCGAGCGGCGGCCGCACCTTCTCGTCACTCGTTCTGGTTTGCGTCAACACCTGCGCAACGGAACGCTGATAACGGTGCGGCAACACTTCAACAATCAATTGAAAGATCGCCTGCTCGCCCGCGAGTCTGCCATCAAGACGAATGTGAAAGGATTCTGA
- a CDS encoding AAA family ATPase: protein MKQLKSITLSNIRRFSADTTIELSQGATILLAPNGTGKTAFFEAIELGLTGKILRLGDNLLPIIRDTQSTARVGLDFGDVQAAVEVNSIGDVERTGDLSPLFPDTNPDDIPFLLRLTHLLDQREGEWLVQADPKVAGSQLARLPIGKDGTQVSSALGSIRRALTDKLKQAKSSLEVLETEFNEWQSLALERDLAASQSQGALRSRENIAESISDIARQANSYDQLPAGLLVPPLGQDGLETVHDALEQLVQTKLDRLRDQITALTEVDGLISRFVSEQARSEQLGSDLVVAKQALSQRVQDRTAVATRHEQFQQELVTAQDERDAIVQQLNRHVNESKAKETVEQRKQVLETADKTLATAETLASTLRTEHESNQQLGVQHDLINRQRAALLQIDADLLAARELVVRWEQAIEHVAQVAGAISDQEVEEDRLQEQLRTAVSSRTAAETEELAARSQHETLTSAADSIRQAVASIAAHLPADRGDCPLCGEEHGAETLHRRVAKALEAIDPNVVDAERRVKKSADALRECTDAVALAEAELKACKGRIIELEHQQAGLLADIEDLKSSVLLGGDTVKLAKESIRLREDANASAKLLLDEKQSNLAPALEAHVIDKAKDAYDSAARALDTARQERSEASSRLEQATAALAAITADAPPAQTLEELSLAQNQNTNQIVDLSAKVAAEKLALDRHQAQLSDLTSSVSGLETQLSDTQARLATVRAAWRLLSLAGDPTAEVASGHEARLQSSAAELDRHSETLQTIKIEIGAWSKLEQARLTQGLLDRRRGELSEDAFTADLRQRVENEQLEHKRLSQLSDAMDTLNQHLSTEIANVQKHVLAVVPRWQALLKRVVREQRFTGTNLDFRSLYRKERAEVSVQVNGEQFPVPVIASEAQLTDLQLTFLLSMALDHQWSSWRGLLLDDPTQHHDLVHAASVFDVLRDYIVDHGFQVVIATHDALQARYFMRKLQNDGIEARIWSLAPTPDGVTALETPWPAANHFTVIDQPNPSSENE from the coding sequence ATGAAACAGTTGAAGTCCATCACCCTTTCCAACATCCGCAGGTTTAGCGCTGACACAACGATTGAGCTTAGCCAGGGCGCAACAATCTTGCTGGCCCCCAACGGCACCGGAAAGACGGCATTTTTCGAGGCCATTGAGCTCGGCCTCACCGGGAAGATCCTACGTCTGGGCGATAATCTTTTGCCCATCATCCGGGACACTCAGAGCACGGCTCGCGTGGGCCTGGATTTCGGTGATGTGCAAGCCGCTGTGGAGGTGAACAGTATTGGCGACGTTGAAAGAACGGGCGACCTAAGCCCGCTGTTTCCGGACACCAATCCTGACGACATTCCGTTTCTGCTGAGGCTCACTCACCTGCTGGATCAGCGTGAAGGAGAATGGCTGGTACAAGCAGACCCAAAGGTCGCGGGCTCCCAGTTGGCTCGCTTGCCAATCGGCAAGGATGGCACGCAGGTCAGCTCTGCCCTAGGCAGTATTCGCCGCGCGCTCACTGACAAACTGAAACAAGCCAAGAGCTCACTTGAAGTTCTTGAAACAGAGTTTAATGAATGGCAAAGCCTCGCCTTGGAGCGAGACCTTGCAGCTTCTCAGTCTCAAGGCGCGCTGCGCAGCAGAGAAAACATTGCTGAATCCATTTCAGACATTGCGCGCCAAGCGAATAGCTACGATCAACTGCCCGCAGGTCTACTTGTGCCTCCGCTGGGTCAAGATGGTTTGGAGACGGTGCATGATGCGCTGGAGCAATTGGTACAAACCAAACTGGATCGTCTTCGCGATCAGATCACGGCTTTAACTGAAGTTGATGGGCTCATCAGTCGGTTCGTTTCTGAGCAAGCACGTTCAGAGCAGCTCGGTAGCGATCTGGTTGTGGCAAAGCAGGCACTTTCACAGAGAGTACAAGATCGCACGGCGGTTGCTACTCGTCATGAGCAGTTTCAGCAGGAGTTGGTCACAGCACAAGATGAGCGTGATGCCATTGTTCAGCAATTGAACCGGCACGTGAATGAGAGCAAAGCCAAAGAAACCGTAGAGCAGCGCAAGCAAGTACTGGAAACTGCCGATAAGACTCTGGCCACTGCAGAGACTCTGGCCTCTACATTGCGCACTGAGCATGAAAGCAATCAACAGCTTGGCGTCCAGCATGATCTGATCAATAGGCAACGCGCTGCGTTGCTGCAGATTGATGCAGACCTCTTGGCTGCCCGTGAGCTTGTTGTTCGGTGGGAGCAAGCGATTGAGCACGTGGCGCAGGTCGCGGGTGCCATCAGTGATCAGGAGGTAGAGGAGGATCGCCTTCAAGAACAACTCCGCACCGCCGTTTCATCAAGAACAGCCGCTGAAACTGAGGAGCTGGCAGCAAGGAGTCAGCACGAGACTTTGACGTCGGCCGCCGACTCTATCCGGCAAGCCGTTGCGTCCATCGCCGCTCATTTGCCTGCCGATCGTGGCGACTGCCCGCTTTGTGGCGAAGAGCATGGGGCCGAAACTCTTCATAGGCGTGTCGCCAAGGCTTTGGAAGCAATTGATCCCAATGTCGTGGACGCCGAACGACGGGTCAAGAAATCTGCTGATGCGCTCCGTGAATGTACCGACGCGGTTGCTCTCGCCGAGGCCGAGCTGAAAGCTTGTAAAGGCAGAATCATTGAGCTGGAACACCAGCAAGCAGGTCTGCTGGCCGACATCGAGGATCTCAAATCCAGCGTTTTGCTCGGCGGAGATACGGTAAAGCTTGCCAAAGAATCGATTCGGCTTCGGGAAGATGCAAATGCTTCCGCCAAGCTCCTGCTCGACGAGAAACAGAGCAATCTTGCTCCTGCGCTCGAAGCTCATGTCATTGATAAGGCAAAAGATGCCTACGACTCAGCGGCTCGCGCATTGGACACGGCCCGGCAGGAGCGATCGGAGGCCAGTAGCAGGCTTGAGCAAGCAACTGCTGCTTTAGCGGCAATAACTGCTGACGCGCCCCCCGCTCAAACGTTGGAAGAGTTGTCATTGGCGCAAAACCAAAACACCAACCAGATTGTTGATCTCAGCGCCAAGGTGGCGGCCGAAAAGTTAGCGCTGGATCGGCATCAAGCACAACTCAGTGACCTGACAAGCAGCGTATCCGGGCTAGAAACTCAGCTCTCAGATACCCAGGCTCGCCTCGCTACCGTCCGAGCAGCCTGGCGCCTGCTATCGCTTGCAGGTGATCCCACTGCAGAAGTTGCGAGCGGTCATGAGGCCCGGCTGCAATCATCCGCCGCCGAGCTGGATCGTCACTCAGAAACGCTGCAAACGATCAAAATAGAGATCGGTGCATGGAGCAAGCTGGAACAGGCGCGTCTGACTCAAGGGCTTTTGGATCGTCGCCGCGGCGAGCTTTCAGAAGATGCGTTTACTGCGGATCTCCGTCAGCGAGTGGAAAATGAGCAGTTGGAGCACAAGCGGCTGTCGCAGCTATCTGATGCCATGGACACACTCAACCAGCACCTCTCGACCGAAATCGCTAATGTTCAAAAACACGTGCTTGCTGTCGTACCGCGGTGGCAGGCGCTTTTGAAGCGCGTGGTTAGGGAGCAGAGGTTTACCGGGACGAACCTCGATTTCCGCAGCCTCTACAGAAAAGAGCGAGCTGAAGTATCGGTGCAGGTTAATGGCGAACAGTTTCCGGTGCCAGTGATAGCGAGCGAAGCGCAGCTGACTGATTTACAGCTGACTTTCCTGCTATCGATGGCGTTGGATCATCAGTGGTCTTCCTGGCGCGGGCTGCTTTTAGACGACCCGACCCAGCACCATGACCTGGTGCATGCTGCATCTGTATTCGATGTGCTTCGTGATTACATCGTTGATCATGGTTTTCAGGTGGTGATTGCAACGCACGACGCTCTACAGGCGCGTTACTTTATGCGAAAGCTGCAGAACGACGGTATCGAAGCACGCATATGGTCACTCGCCCCTACGCCTGATGGGGTTACAGCGTTGGAAACCCCTTGGCCCGCGGCGAACCATTTCACGGTTATCGACCAGCCAAACCCAAGCTCCGAGAATGAGTAG